Proteins co-encoded in one Cercospora beticola chromosome 7, complete sequence genomic window:
- the CYS17 gene encoding Cysteine synthase 1: MFARTALRAATRPTNFRGVRTAVTIAPSASEVHAMNPHGLEISKAQGVAKNGLVSAIGNTPLIRLNKISEQTGCEVLGKAEFQNPGGSVKDRAALFVVQDSEEKGLLRPGGTVVEGTAGNTGIGLAHVCRSKGYKLVIYMPNTQSQGKIDLLRLLGAEVYPVPAVAFENPENYNHQAKRHAERLDNAVWTNQFDNTANRQAHIETTGPEIWAQTQGKIDAFTCASGTAGTIAGCTRYLKTISENRVKCYVADPPGSVIYTYVSSGGKLVERSGSSITEGIGQGRITDNLKPDIDLLDGALHISDEKSIEMVYRCLDEEGLYLGASSALNVAAARDLAQKLGPGNTVVTILCDGAYRYADRLFSKKWLESKKLLGAVPEHLKKYIVLE; this comes from the exons ATGTTTGCCAGGACTGCTCTACGGGCGGCGACGAGGCCCACGAACTTTCGAGGAGTACGAACGGCAGTCACGATCGCTCCTTCAGCGTCAGAAGTGCACGCCATGAACCCTCACGGCCTGGAGATCTCGAAGGCCCAAGGCGTCGCGAAGAATGGCCTCGTTTCTG CCATTGGTAACACGCCCCTCATCCGCCTGAACAAGATCTCCGAACAAACCGGCTGCGAAGTCCTCGGTAAAGCCGAATTCCAAAACCCAGGCGGCTCAGTCAAAGACCGCGCAGCATTATTCGTCGTCCAAGATTCCGAAGAGAAGGGCCTCCTCCGCCCCGGCGGCACAGTAGTAGAAGGCACAGCAGGCAACACCGGCATCGGCCTCGCCCACGTCTGCCGCTCAAAGGGCTACAAACTAGTAATCTACATGCCCAACACGCAATCCCAAGGCAAAATCGACCTCCTCCGTCTCCTCGGCGCAGAAGTCTACCCCGTCCCTGCCGTCGCATTCGAGAATCCCGAGAACTACAATCACCAAGCCAAACGCCACGCCGAACGTCTCGACAACGCCGTCTGGACAAACCAATTCGACAACACCGCCAACCGCCAAGCACACATCGAAACCACCGGTCCTGAAATCTGGGCTCAAACACAAGGCAAAATCGACGCTTTTACTTGCGCTTCTGGGACAGCGGGTACAATTGCAGGTTGTACACGGTACCTCAAAACCATCTCCGAAAACCGCGTAAAATGCTACGTTGCAGATCCTCCCGGGTCAGTAATCTACACTTACGTCTCCTCTGGCGGAAAACTTGTCGAACGGAGCGGAAGCTCGATAACAGAAGGAATTGGGCAAGGCCGCATCACAGACAACTTAAAACCTGATATCGATCTCCTCGATGGCGCATTACATATTTCGGATGAAAAGAGCATTGAGATGGTTTACAGGTGTCTGGACGAGGAGGGCTTATACCTTGGAGCTTCATCCGCATTGAACGTCGCAGCGGCGAGGGACTTGGCGCAGAAGTTGGGACCAGGGAACACTGTTGTGACAATTCTATGCGATGGAGCATATCGTTACGCGGACCGTCTGTTCAGTAAGAAATGGTTGGAGAGTAAGAAACTTCTCGGCGCCGTGCCGGAGCATCTGAAGAAGTATATCGTGTTGGAGTAG